The following coding sequences are from one Paenibacillus sp. FSL R5-0912 window:
- a CDS encoding flavin reductase family protein, with protein MISIDPLQNSERDNYKLLTGSIIPRPIAFVTTMSGEGILNGAPFSYFNIVSSNPPMISISIQHAAGQSKDTARNIKQTKEFVVHIVDQQNVGQVNITAAPLPPDQSEVALAGLTPVDSLQIAVPGVKEAKVRMECTLEHCLELPNNDLIIGRIVQFHIDEQIYDMGRIDAVKLGAVSRLAGNNYAGIGEIYTIERPV; from the coding sequence ATGATTTCAATTGATCCACTGCAGAATAGCGAGCGGGATAATTATAAGCTTCTCACCGGGAGCATTATCCCGCGGCCGATTGCTTTTGTCACGACGATGTCGGGGGAGGGGATCTTGAATGGTGCGCCGTTCAGCTACTTCAATATTGTTTCCTCCAACCCGCCGATGATCTCCATCTCGATTCAGCATGCTGCGGGCCAGTCCAAGGATACGGCACGGAATATTAAGCAGACGAAGGAGTTTGTCGTTCATATTGTGGATCAGCAGAATGTCGGGCAGGTAAATATCACCGCAGCGCCACTGCCTCCGGACCAGAGTGAAGTAGCTTTAGCGGGACTGACGCCTGTAGATAGCCTGCAGATTGCTGTTCCGGGGGTTAAAGAAGCGAAGGTGCGGATGGAATGTACACTTGAGCATTGCCTGGAGCTGCCTAATAATGACCTGATTATCGGCAGGATTGTACAGTTTCATATTGACGAGCAGATCTACGATATGGGGAGAATTGATGCGGTGAAATTAGGAGCGGTAAGCCGTCTGGCGGGGAATAATTATGCAGGGATTGGTGAGATTTACACCATAGAGCGTCCTGTTTAA
- a CDS encoding ABC transporter ATP-binding protein — protein MKKMITGINITKHYGTGDDKRNVLDGVSIEIKEGEFVSVMGPSGSGKSTLMFALSGMERMDGGRVTFDGRDLGTLAENELADLRRTGMGFVFQQPTLMKNLNILDNIILPSMRDNRRNAAGITEQARQLMQKVGIAELAKRDITQASGGQLQRAGICRALMSSPRIIFGDEPTGALNLKAAQEIMDLLSEINAEGTAVMLVTHDATIAAKTERIMFMCDGRIVSEMRLPKYSGKDIEERVNKLTAKMREIGI, from the coding sequence ATGAAGAAGATGATTACCGGTATAAATATAACCAAACATTACGGCACCGGTGATGACAAGCGTAATGTTCTGGACGGAGTGTCTATCGAAATTAAAGAAGGGGAGTTCGTGTCAGTTATGGGACCTTCGGGCTCTGGTAAGTCGACGCTGATGTTTGCGCTGAGCGGAATGGAGCGGATGGACGGCGGACGGGTTACTTTTGACGGCAGGGATCTGGGGACACTTGCGGAGAATGAGCTTGCTGACCTGCGCAGAACGGGAATGGGCTTTGTGTTTCAGCAGCCGACACTAATGAAGAACTTGAACATCCTGGATAATATTATCCTTCCATCCATGCGTGACAACAGACGAAACGCCGCAGGGATTACAGAGCAAGCAAGGCAGCTTATGCAGAAGGTGGGAATCGCGGAGCTGGCGAAGCGGGATATTACGCAGGCCTCGGGAGGGCAGCTTCAGCGTGCAGGGATATGCCGCGCATTGATGAGCAGCCCGAGAATTATATTTGGTGACGAGCCGACCGGTGCGCTTAACCTGAAAGCTGCCCAGGAGATCATGGACCTGCTGTCCGAGATCAATGCGGAGGGTACGGCGGTCATGCTGGTCACTCATGATGCAACGATTGCAGCGAAGACGGAGCGGATTATGTTCATGTGTGACGGCAGAATTGTGAGCGAAATGCGGCTGCCAAAATACAGCGGCAAGGATATTGAGGAGCGGGTGAACAAGCTCACGGCGAAAATGCGGGAGATTGGTATTTAG
- a CDS encoding ABC transporter ATP-binding protein → MLTIKHFTKSYKGGKKAVDDLSLVVERGDIYGFIGHNGAGKTTTIRAVVGVLDFEEGEIEIDGISIKKDPLACKAKLAYIPDNPDLYDHLTGIQYLNFIGDLFGVSKANRERLIQKYSDAFQLTANLGDMISSYSHGMKQKLAIISALIHEPKLLVLDEPFVGLDPKAAHTLKTIMAELCSSGGAIFFSTHVLDTAEKICNKIAIIKGGQLIAHGSTEEVKGKNSLEEVFMELIDND, encoded by the coding sequence ATGCTGACGATCAAACATTTTACGAAGAGTTATAAGGGCGGAAAAAAGGCAGTGGATGACCTCAGTTTAGTGGTCGAGCGGGGCGATATCTATGGCTTCATCGGTCACAACGGGGCGGGCAAAACAACGACTATCCGCGCTGTAGTGGGCGTGCTTGATTTTGAAGAAGGGGAAATTGAAATTGATGGAATCTCCATTAAAAAAGATCCGTTAGCCTGCAAGGCGAAACTTGCCTATATTCCGGATAATCCCGATCTGTACGATCATCTTACCGGCATTCAGTACTTGAATTTCATCGGCGATCTCTTTGGCGTATCCAAGGCAAACCGTGAGCGGCTCATCCAGAAATACAGTGATGCTTTTCAGCTTACGGCCAATTTGGGCGATATGATCTCCTCGTATTCTCACGGGATGAAGCAGAAGCTCGCCATCATCTCCGCGCTCATTCATGAGCCTAAGCTCTTAGTGCTCGATGAACCTTTTGTAGGCCTTGATCCCAAAGCTGCGCATACGCTGAAGACCATCATGGCTGAGCTGTGCAGCAGCGGCGGGGCGATCTTCTTCTCGACACATGTGCTGGATACGGCCGAGAAGATTTGCAATAAGATCGCGATCATTAAGGGAGGCCAGCTGATTGCCCATGGTAGCACTGAAGAGGTGAAGGGCAAGAATAGCCTTGAGGAAGTATTCATGGAGCTGATCGACAATGATTAA
- a CDS encoding MFS transporter: MKTANRSGKGFSKFLLLWSGQLISAIGSGLTSFGLGIYIFQQTGQASAMALVTLLAFLPSLLLSPLAGVLADRYDRRLLMVLGDSLSATGLIFILICLLNGEAQLWQICAGVTISSVFSSLLDPAYKATVTDLLSEEQYTKASGFVQVAGSAKYLISPVIAGFLLAVTDVKLLLVIDICTFFVTVAVTLAVRSGLSPKSSGQAQPFIREFKDGWRAVSGNRGVLVLVVMTSVMTFFIGFIETLSMPMILTFKDSAVLGTLETIIASGMLVSSVIIGMLPLKKGFVKILSVSLFCSGISMAAFGLRENIVLIGISGFLFFAMLPFTNTALDYLVRTNIDNSVQGRAWSLIGLVSQLGFVAAYTLAGVLADYVFTPLLVTGGVLAGSVGRVIGTGSGRGMGLLIIIAGLLLSVASLIIYHLKSIRSLENRGDICTTE, from the coding sequence ATGAAAACGGCGAATAGATCAGGCAAAGGGTTCAGTAAATTTCTGCTGCTCTGGTCAGGGCAGCTGATTTCAGCAATAGGAAGCGGGCTTACCTCGTTCGGGCTGGGCATTTATATTTTTCAGCAGACCGGTCAGGCATCCGCGATGGCACTGGTAACTTTGCTGGCGTTTCTGCCTTCCCTGTTATTAAGTCCACTAGCGGGGGTGCTTGCGGACCGCTATGACCGTAGGCTGCTGATGGTACTGGGCGACAGTCTTTCCGCAACCGGACTTATTTTCATACTGATCTGTTTACTGAACGGAGAAGCGCAGCTGTGGCAGATTTGTGCGGGAGTGACTATTAGCTCGGTGTTCTCCTCACTGCTTGATCCGGCTTATAAGGCTACGGTTACGGATCTGCTCAGCGAGGAGCAATACACGAAGGCTAGCGGTTTTGTTCAAGTGGCGGGTTCGGCCAAATATCTCATTTCGCCTGTCATCGCCGGATTTCTGCTCGCGGTTACAGATGTGAAGCTGCTGCTGGTGATCGACATCTGCACATTTTTCGTAACCGTTGCTGTAACGCTAGCTGTACGCAGCGGTCTTTCCCCGAAGAGCTCCGGGCAGGCACAACCCTTTATCCGTGAATTCAAAGACGGCTGGAGAGCTGTTTCCGGTAACCGGGGCGTGCTGGTGCTTGTGGTTATGACCTCTGTAATGACATTTTTTATTGGTTTCATTGAGACCCTGTCCATGCCGATGATCCTGACTTTTAAGGACAGTGCGGTATTAGGTACGCTTGAGACTATTATTGCTTCGGGGATGCTTGTGTCGAGTGTGATTATAGGAATGCTGCCGCTCAAGAAGGGTTTTGTCAAAATCCTGTCAGTGTCACTCTTTTGCTCGGGAATAAGTATGGCGGCTTTCGGACTCCGTGAGAATATTGTGCTGATTGGCATTTCAGGGTTTCTCTTTTTTGCCATGCTGCCATTCACGAACACAGCCCTGGATTATCTGGTCCGCACCAACATCGATAATTCCGTTCAGGGAAGAGCCTGGTCACTGATCGGACTGGTTTCACAACTGGGGTTTGTCGCCGCATATACGCTGGCGGGTGTGCTGGCAGATTATGTGTTCACTCCATTGCTGGTGACAGGCGGAGTGCTTGCAGGCAGCGTGGGGAGGGTCATCGGCACAGGCAGCGGGCGGGGCATGGGACTGCTCATTATTATCGCAGGGCTGCTGTTAAGCGTAGCCTCGCTCATCATTTATCATTTGAAATCGATTCGAAGCCTTGAGAACAGGGGTGACATATGTACTACCGAATAA
- a CDS encoding serine hydrolase domain-containing protein — protein sequence MRTLREKLEDYTNEYLKLYDFYGVIQVTRKGEVLFEKACGYASIEFGIKNDMHSCFSLASMSKQFTAFAVMLLCDRQVLDIDQSAQLYLPADLKIDESITVHHLLSHTSGLYNFFNFENDFFGGYNRMNYSQTEYFQQYINKKPTKPAGTEYDYNNSNFWKTKSR from the coding sequence GTGCGGACATTACGTGAAAAGCTTGAGGATTATACGAATGAGTACCTGAAGCTGTATGATTTTTACGGGGTTATTCAAGTTACCCGGAAGGGCGAAGTACTCTTTGAGAAGGCCTGCGGCTATGCGAGTATTGAGTTTGGAATTAAAAATGATATGCATTCATGCTTCTCACTTGCTTCCATGTCTAAACAGTTTACGGCTTTTGCAGTTATGCTTCTATGTGACAGGCAGGTGCTGGATATCGATCAATCCGCACAGCTATATCTACCTGCAGATCTGAAAATTGATGAGTCTATTACCGTACATCATTTATTGTCACACACATCCGGTTTATATAATTTTTTTAATTTTGAGAATGATTTTTTCGGCGGATATAACAGAATGAATTACTCACAGACGGAGTACTTCCAGCAGTATATCAACAAGAAGCCCACAAAGCCGGCGGGTACAGAATATGATTATAATAACTCCAATTTCTGGAAGACAAAATCCAGATAG
- a CDS encoding ABC transporter permease → MYYRIIRNDILKSKGTTLTTMIFVAAAAMLVSLSAILIVNLSGAIDTLMKQAGTPHFMQMHSGELDKSRFTAFAEQNSKVDKFQVLDFLNVEGARIVIDGQSLADSVQDNGFSTQSGKFDYLLDLDGNVITAADGEVYVPVSYMKDGSAKVGSTANVAGKNFTVAGFLRDSQMNSPLASSKRFLISQHDYAEIQGFGSTEYLIEFRLRDLSMLGAFETDYTTAGLEANGPTLTYPLFKMVNAISDGLMIAVILLASVLVVVIAFMCIRFTLLATIESDYREIGVMKAIGLRVSDLKKIYLAKYAGVAALGSVLGFALSFLFRGLLLENIRLYMGESENSALALGCGVIGVLLVFLAVTAYVNRVLTRFRKISPAEAIRFGTSQEQLAGSKRFNLSGNRLLNTNVFLGIKDVLSRKRLYGTMLAVLIISAFIMIVPQNLYNTIASKSFITYMGIGDSDLRLDIQQTGNITEKAADIAQVMENDTAISRYAVLTTQALKVKLENGSVERLKVEIGDHSIFPVAYSEGRGAAAEDEVALSAVNADELGKKAGDPITLLVDGEPRELTVCGIYSDVTNGGKTAKAVFTTNSAEAMWSVIYAELADPSLTGSKVTEYADRFNYAKVSGIDEYVTQTFGSTISSVGKASRLAIIVMLFINVLITLLFMRMLVAKDRHAIAVMKSLGFTNSDLTVQYFSRSVFVLLIGMVLGTLLANTLGQVLAGVLISSFGASSFKFVINPLSAYVLCPLMMAGSVLIATIIGTAGTGRIQISGNIKE, encoded by the coding sequence ATGTACTACCGAATAATCCGCAATGATATTCTCAAAAGCAAAGGGACCACTCTGACCACGATGATATTTGTGGCGGCCGCTGCGATGCTTGTTTCTCTGTCAGCAATCCTGATCGTCAATCTGTCCGGAGCCATTGATACGCTCATGAAGCAGGCCGGAACACCACATTTCATGCAGATGCATTCCGGTGAACTGGATAAGTCGCGGTTTACCGCTTTTGCCGAGCAGAACAGCAAGGTTGATAAATTTCAAGTGCTTGATTTCCTCAATGTTGAAGGTGCGAGGATTGTAATCGACGGCCAATCGCTTGCGGACAGCGTTCAGGATAACGGCTTCAGCACGCAAAGCGGGAAATTTGATTATCTGCTGGACCTGGACGGGAACGTGATTACGGCAGCTGACGGTGAGGTCTATGTTCCGGTAAGCTATATGAAGGATGGCTCAGCAAAAGTGGGGAGTACGGCCAACGTCGCCGGCAAGAATTTCACTGTAGCAGGATTTCTGCGTGATTCACAGATGAACTCGCCGCTCGCCTCGTCGAAGAGATTCCTTATAAGCCAGCATGATTATGCGGAAATTCAGGGTTTCGGAAGCACAGAATATCTGATTGAGTTCAGACTCAGAGATCTGTCCATGCTTGGCGCATTTGAAACAGACTACACCACTGCAGGTCTAGAAGCCAACGGACCAACCCTAACCTATCCCCTGTTCAAAATGGTGAATGCTATTTCCGACGGACTTATGATCGCGGTCATCCTCCTGGCAAGTGTGCTAGTTGTTGTTATCGCATTTATGTGTATACGTTTTACACTCCTTGCAACTATAGAGAGCGATTACCGTGAGATCGGTGTGATGAAAGCCATCGGATTACGTGTTTCTGACCTGAAGAAGATCTATCTTGCGAAATACGCAGGTGTGGCGGCGCTGGGCAGTGTTCTCGGATTTGCGCTTTCGTTCCTATTCAGAGGTCTGCTGCTTGAGAATATCAGGTTATACATGGGGGAGAGTGAGAACTCTGCGCTTGCCTTAGGCTGCGGAGTCATTGGCGTACTGCTTGTATTCCTTGCGGTTACCGCTTATGTGAACAGGGTGCTGACACGCTTCCGGAAGATTTCCCCTGCAGAAGCCATCCGCTTCGGTACTTCACAGGAACAACTGGCGGGCTCGAAGCGTTTCAATCTGAGCGGGAACCGGCTGCTGAATACGAATGTTTTTCTAGGTATCAAGGATGTCCTGTCGAGGAAAAGGCTATATGGCACAATGCTCGCTGTACTCATAATTTCTGCATTTATAATGATTGTTCCCCAGAACCTCTACAATACGATTGCCTCCAAAAGCTTCATCACCTACATGGGAATCGGAGACAGTGATCTGCGCCTGGATATTCAGCAGACCGGCAATATTACTGAGAAGGCTGCTGATATTGCTCAGGTCATGGAGAACGACACAGCCATCTCCCGATACGCTGTACTTACAACACAGGCTCTCAAGGTGAAGCTGGAGAATGGATCAGTGGAACGGTTAAAGGTTGAGATCGGTGACCATTCAATTTTCCCTGTAGCCTATTCTGAAGGACGTGGGGCGGCTGCAGAGGACGAAGTTGCCCTCTCGGCTGTGAATGCTGATGAGCTGGGCAAAAAGGCTGGGGATCCCATTACACTGTTGGTTGACGGGGAACCCAGGGAGCTTACAGTATGCGGAATTTATTCGGATGTTACCAATGGCGGAAAAACGGCCAAAGCCGTATTCACCACGAATTCAGCGGAAGCCATGTGGTCCGTTATTTATGCGGAGCTTGCAGATCCATCGCTAACCGGCAGTAAGGTAACCGAATATGCGGACCGCTTCAATTATGCGAAGGTGTCGGGGATTGATGAATATGTTACACAGACCTTCGGCTCTACCATCAGCTCAGTCGGTAAGGCCTCCCGGTTAGCCATTATCGTGATGCTGTTCATCAATGTACTGATTACGCTGTTGTTTATGCGGATGCTTGTGGCCAAGGACCGGCATGCCATTGCCGTCATGAAGTCACTCGGGTTTACGAATTCGGATCTGACTGTACAATATTTCTCACGTTCGGTATTCGTGCTGCTTATCGGGATGGTTCTCGGCACATTGCTGGCAAACACGCTCGGGCAGGTACTTGCGGGTGTACTGATTTCCTCGTTTGGAGCTTCATCGTTCAAGTTCGTGATCAATCCGCTATCGGCGTATGTATTATGTCCGCTGATGATGGCAGGCTCAGTGCTGATCGCCACGATTATCGGTACAGCAGGAACAGGACGAATTCAAATATCCGGGAATATTAAGGAGTAG
- a CDS encoding tryptophan--tRNA ligase, which yields MSKEIVLTGIKPTGKVHLGNYIGAIKPALQLAGASDCTALYFIADYHGLTFIQDRDEFRNLSYGIAATWLALGLDPERVIFYRQSDVPEIFELHWILSCLTSKGLMNRAHAYKAIHEQNIQSGVDADTGVNMGLFTYPVLMAADILLFQSDKVPVGKDQIQHVEIARDIAEGFNRIYGDTFKLPDYRVDENTSVIPGLDGRKMSKSYNNTIPLFETPENLKKLISKIKTDSTPPEEPKDPDTSNIFLLYKEFAAPAQVQDFRNQYLSGISWGEAKQELFQVVNAALEEPRNKYNELMAAPEQIDAILSEGARKARALAAPLLAQVKSRIGRYK from the coding sequence ATGAGTAAGGAAATTGTATTAACCGGAATTAAGCCTACGGGCAAAGTCCATCTGGGGAATTACATCGGAGCGATCAAGCCTGCACTGCAACTCGCCGGGGCCAGTGATTGTACTGCGCTTTATTTTATCGCTGACTATCATGGATTAACTTTCATACAGGACAGAGACGAGTTTCGTAATCTGTCTTATGGTATCGCAGCTACATGGCTGGCACTGGGACTGGACCCGGAGCGGGTAATCTTTTATCGACAATCTGATGTGCCGGAGATCTTCGAGCTTCACTGGATTCTATCTTGCCTGACGTCCAAAGGTCTAATGAACCGTGCCCATGCGTACAAAGCCATTCATGAACAAAATATTCAATCAGGCGTGGATGCGGATACCGGAGTCAATATGGGCCTGTTCACTTATCCGGTTCTGATGGCAGCGGACATTCTGCTGTTTCAATCAGACAAGGTCCCTGTCGGTAAAGACCAGATTCAGCATGTGGAGATCGCCAGGGATATTGCCGAAGGCTTCAACCGGATTTATGGGGATACCTTCAAGCTGCCTGATTATAGGGTCGATGAGAACACATCCGTGATTCCAGGGCTGGACGGGCGGAAGATGAGCAAAAGCTATAATAATACGATTCCGCTGTTCGAAACACCAGAGAACCTGAAGAAGCTGATCAGCAAAATCAAAACAGACTCTACACCTCCCGAGGAACCGAAAGACCCGGATACGTCTAATATTTTCTTGCTGTACAAAGAGTTTGCGGCTCCCGCTCAAGTACAGGATTTCAGGAACCAATATCTAAGCGGCATCAGTTGGGGTGAGGCTAAGCAGGAGCTGTTTCAGGTGGTTAATGCTGCACTGGAGGAACCCCGGAACAAATACAATGAGTTAATGGCAGCGCCAGAGCAGATCGACGCGATCCTGAGTGAAGGTGCCCGGAAGGCAAGAGCCCTAGCTGCACCTCTGCTTGCCCAGGTCAAATCCAGGATCGGACGATATAAATAG
- a CDS encoding ring-cleaving dioxygenase, which translates to MNKQTMGIHHITAIVGHPQENMDFYAGVLGLRLVKQTVNFDDPGTYHFYFGNNGGKPGTIITFFPWADAYQGKIGGGQVGVTSYVIPVGAMAFWRERLTKFKVAFTEMERFGEQYLEFDDPHGLHLELVEREAGERNEWTFGGVTPEVAIKGFGGATLLSTHPEQTAELLEKVMGLTFVGQEGDVARYHSTADIGNVVELKVTAVQRGEMGVGTVHHIAWRAKDDQDQLEWQDYVHDNGYGVTPVQDRNYFNAIYFREHGEILFEIATDPPGFAHDESPETMGSHLMLPEQYEPHREQLEQVLLPFTVRTLD; encoded by the coding sequence ATGAACAAACAAACTATGGGCATTCATCATATCACCGCAATTGTCGGCCATCCGCAGGAAAATATGGATTTTTATGCAGGCGTATTGGGACTCCGGCTGGTTAAGCAAACCGTCAATTTCGACGATCCCGGAACGTATCACTTTTACTTCGGCAACAATGGTGGCAAGCCGGGGACCATTATCACCTTCTTCCCTTGGGCAGATGCGTATCAGGGTAAAATCGGCGGGGGTCAGGTCGGCGTTACTTCATATGTGATTCCGGTAGGGGCGATGGCTTTCTGGAGAGAAAGACTGACGAAGTTTAAGGTTGCTTTTACCGAAATGGAGCGGTTTGGCGAGCAGTACCTGGAATTCGATGATCCGCATGGTCTTCATCTCGAACTGGTGGAACGGGAGGCAGGAGAACGTAACGAATGGACCTTCGGCGGGGTAACACCAGAGGTTGCGATCAAGGGTTTCGGCGGTGCTACACTACTGTCCACGCATCCGGAACAAACGGCGGAGCTGCTGGAGAAGGTGATGGGACTTACATTCGTAGGACAAGAAGGCGATGTCGCCCGTTACCATTCTACTGCGGACATCGGAAATGTAGTTGAACTCAAGGTAACTGCGGTGCAGCGCGGCGAAATGGGTGTCGGCACCGTGCATCATATTGCCTGGAGAGCGAAGGATGATCAGGATCAGCTTGAATGGCAGGATTATGTGCATGATAATGGATATGGAGTAACGCCAGTTCAGGACCGGAATTACTTCAATGCCATCTATTTCAGAGAGCATGGGGAGATCCTGTTTGAGATTGCTACTGATCCTCCAGGCTTCGCCCATGATGAATCGCCGGAAACAATGGGTAGCCACCTGATGCTGCCGGAACAATATGAGCCGCATAGAGAACAGCTCGAACAGGTATTGCTGCCGTTCACAGTAAGAACACTTGACTAA
- a CDS encoding MerR family transcriptional regulator: MNRSVAIQEMSEQLGLTSRTLRHWEAEGLFQSDRDVSSGWRVYDEHALACIRITAMLRKMDIPIKEIKTVLIAKSIAGLSKVIEKKVNSLKKQREQVGLVEKQLTRVLEYLERQNEGNLVLDDILMETEAVFMSSLTEQHVFKIIDLAPMRVAFHIVVDVSPEDKVMGPLMDWLRSANLLGTARFFGGNMKPMPGSAGKPYGYGMCATIPEGVVVPEPFKEMTLPGGLFAMLESSDDIGGSWKTLMNQLSQSKKYRSDRGRLCLEEHIRNDHPEGSGNLYYLNLLEPVLLK, encoded by the coding sequence ATGAACAGATCTGTTGCTATACAAGAAATGTCGGAGCAGCTGGGGCTGACGAGCCGTACGCTGCGCCACTGGGAAGCGGAAGGGTTATTCCAAAGCGATAGAGATGTTTCCTCCGGTTGGCGTGTGTACGACGAACATGCACTGGCATGTATTCGGATAACAGCGATGCTGCGGAAGATGGACATTCCGATCAAAGAAATAAAGACTGTCCTTATAGCGAAATCAATAGCCGGACTTAGTAAAGTCATAGAGAAGAAAGTGAACTCTCTTAAGAAGCAAAGAGAACAGGTAGGGCTTGTTGAGAAGCAGTTGACCCGGGTCCTGGAATACCTGGAGAGGCAGAATGAAGGAAATCTGGTCCTGGATGATATCCTTATGGAGACGGAGGCTGTATTTATGAGCAGTTTAACGGAACAGCATGTATTCAAAATCATTGACTTAGCACCCATGAGAGTCGCTTTTCATATTGTCGTGGACGTATCCCCCGAGGACAAAGTGATGGGGCCGCTGATGGATTGGCTGAGGTCAGCGAATCTGCTCGGCACGGCGCGTTTCTTCGGCGGGAACATGAAGCCTATGCCCGGCAGTGCCGGCAAACCTTATGGCTATGGAATGTGTGCGACCATTCCTGAGGGCGTTGTTGTGCCGGAGCCCTTTAAGGAAATGACGCTGCCCGGAGGATTATTTGCTATGCTGGAAAGCAGCGACGACATTGGCGGATCATGGAAGACACTGATGAATCAGTTATCACAAAGTAAGAAATACCGCTCTGACCGCGGACGGCTCTGCCTGGAAGAGCATATCCGTAATGATCATCCGGAAGGCAGCGGTAATCTGTATTATTTGAACCTGCTGGAGCCGGTGTTATTGAAATAA
- a CDS encoding GNAT family N-acetyltransferase codes for MEVTLSKAVVEDAAAIHEMQTRAFLPLLEKYQDHDTNPANETLERVMERFNQACVDYYIIRNAGVAAGSIRVVKKGDNHYWIGTTFILPEYQGQGLAQQVFTQIERIYADAKSWGLATIVQDERNCYLYEKLGYRRTGETKEINDKLTLCFYEKKLV; via the coding sequence ATGGAAGTGACATTAAGTAAAGCGGTAGTGGAAGATGCGGCGGCGATTCATGAAATGCAAACCCGGGCGTTCCTGCCCCTGCTCGAGAAATATCAGGATCATGATACGAACCCGGCCAATGAAACCTTAGAAAGAGTAATGGAGCGGTTCAATCAAGCATGTGTAGATTATTACATCATCCGGAATGCCGGTGTTGCGGCTGGTAGTATTAGAGTCGTGAAGAAAGGGGATAATCATTACTGGATCGGCACAACATTCATCTTGCCGGAATATCAGGGTCAAGGACTTGCCCAGCAAGTTTTCACCCAGATTGAGCGCATCTATGCTGACGCTAAGTCTTGGGGGCTGGCTACCATCGTGCAAGATGAAAGAAACTGCTACTTGTATGAGAAGCTGGGTTACAGAAGAACAGGTGAGACCAAAGAGATCAATGACAAGCTGACGTTGTGCTTTTATGAAAAAAAGCTTGTTTAA
- a CDS encoding GNAT family N-acetyltransferase, with protein sequence MKFRLFAFKNLHAIYHGGMMYFIVMFGSVFEEEMGRDMGIEFRKISEFGRGTLFELLKDAYAFNCRYEQSCLAEWREFDNFFFDNLQIAEKYGFITTLNGEAIGFVTWDPRNLPEVAEIGHNCIASAHKGKGYSKMQLQEAVNRILQKEVRKIIVTTNDDLIPARRMYERIGFTLARRRPNNHIAGLDGEHLDYVYFV encoded by the coding sequence GTGAAGTTCCGCCTGTTTGCATTCAAGAATCTACATGCAATATATCATGGTGGAATGATGTATTTCATTGTAATGTTTGGAAGTGTATTTGAAGAGGAAATGGGGAGGGACATGGGAATAGAATTTAGGAAAATAAGTGAGTTCGGGCGGGGAACACTCTTTGAATTATTGAAAGATGCCTATGCCTTTAATTGCCGGTATGAGCAAAGCTGCCTTGCTGAATGGCGGGAATTTGACAACTTTTTCTTTGATAATCTGCAAATTGCCGAAAAATACGGATTCATCACAACGCTAAACGGTGAAGCCATCGGATTTGTTACCTGGGACCCGAGGAACCTGCCAGAGGTTGCGGAAATAGGCCACAACTGCATTGCTTCAGCACACAAAGGTAAAGGTTACAGTAAGATGCAGCTTCAAGAAGCAGTGAATAGAATCCTCCAAAAAGAAGTCCGTAAAATTATTGTAACAACGAATGATGATCTAATCCCTGCCCGGCGGATGTATGAGCGTATCGGATTCACCCTGGCGCGTAGAAGACCGAATAATCATATTGCCGGATTGGATGGCGAACACTTGGATTATGTATATTTTGTATAA